One genomic window of Salmo salar chromosome ssa12, Ssal_v3.1, whole genome shotgun sequence includes the following:
- the LOC106565058 gene encoding eukaryotic translation initiation factor 2 subunit 2, translated as MSGDDEMIFDPNMSKKKKKKKKPFMLDEEGGDGASEDAPQPETKEVEMDGGEDREVDFDEDEGRRKEISDDLDDLNFFNQKKKKKKKTKTFDNDVEDGMKELKIEAEPSETNDEDDLMLELGKKKRKSKAVNFDMDDDMEIKDDAQEDEDGKNTDDITFSSTQSGPAWAGSERDYTYDELLNRVFNIMREKNPDMVAGEKRKFVMKPPQVVRVGTKKSSFVNFTDICKLLHRQPKHLLAFLLAELGTSGSIDGTNQLIIKGRFQQKQIENVLRRYIKEYVTCHTCRSPDTILQKDTRLYFLQCETCHSRCSVASIKAGFQAVTGKRAQLRAKAN; from the exons ATGTCGGGAGACGACGAG ATGATATTTGACCCCAACATGtccaagaagaagaaaaagaagaagaagccttTCATGTTGGATGAAGAAGGAGGGGACGGTGCCAGTGAGGATGCTCCACAGCCAGAAACGAAGGAGGtggagatggatggaggagaggacagagaggtggACTTTGACGAGGATGAGGGACGGAGGAAAG AAATCTCAGATGACCTGGACGACTTAAATTTCTTCaaccagaagaagaagaaaaagaagaaaacaAAGACATTTGACAATGACGTAGAGGATGGAATGAAG GAGCTGAAAATTGAGGCAGAGCCCTCCGAAACCAACGACGAGGACGACTTGATGTTAGAACTAGGAAAAAAGAAAAGGAAGTCAAAGGCTGTGAATTTCGACATGGATGACGACATGGAAATCAAAGATGACG CCCAGGAAGATGAAGATGGAAAGAACACTGACGACATCACGTTCAGCAGCACACAGTCGGGCCCTGCGTGGGCGGGCTCAGAGAGAGACTACACATATGACGAG CTGCTGAACCGCGTCTTCAACATCATGCGGGAGAAGAACCCTGACATGGTGGCTGGGGAGAAGAGGAAGTTTGTCATGAAGCCTCCCCAGGTGGTCCGAGTGGGCACCAAGAAGTCCTCCTTCGTTAACTTCACCGACATCTGCAAACT GTTGCATCGCCAGCCAAAACATCTCCTGGCTTTCTTGTTGGCTGAGCTTGGAACAAG TGGTTCTATAGATGGAACTAATCAGCTCATCATCAAAGGAAGATTCCAGCAGAAACAGATAGAGAATGTCTTACGAAGATATATTA AGGAGTATGTGACGTGCCATACATGCCGCTCCCCTGACACCATCCTCCAGAAGGACACACGACTCTACTTCCTGCAGTGCGAGACATGCCACTCCCGCTGCTCCGTTGCCAGCATCAAGGCTGGTTTCCAGGCTGTCACGGGCAAGAGGGCACAGCTCCGCGCCAAAGCCAATTAG